Proteins encoded within one genomic window of Amorphoplanes friuliensis DSM 7358:
- a CDS encoding ABC transporter ATP-binding protein encodes MPTGSEEIVVSNLTKHYKALRAVDNLSFIVHSGRVTGFLGPNGAGKTTTLRMILGLVTPTSGTATFAGVRYVDLDQPIRHVGAVLEASSAHKGRSGINHLRMICAAAGLPRQAADEALARVGLTPAAKRKFKGYSLGMKQRLGIAAALLGNPRVLILDEPANGLDPEGIRWLRDLLKALAAEGRTVLVSSHLLSEMQQLADDVVIIAAGQLVRQGPVGEVLGSMTGGGQVRVRTPQTAALTAALAAEQLSATTLPDEALLVSGADAARVGHIAFTAGVELHELTGERADLEQVFLQLTAGKAGIR; translated from the coding sequence TTGCCGACAGGGTCCGAAGAGATCGTCGTCTCGAATCTCACCAAGCACTACAAGGCGCTGCGCGCCGTCGACAACCTGTCGTTCATCGTGCACTCGGGGCGGGTCACCGGCTTCCTGGGCCCCAACGGCGCCGGAAAGACCACCACCCTGCGCATGATCCTGGGCCTGGTCACACCGACGTCCGGGACGGCCACGTTCGCCGGCGTGCGATACGTCGACCTCGATCAGCCCATCCGGCACGTCGGAGCGGTGCTCGAAGCGTCCAGCGCGCACAAGGGCCGCTCCGGCATCAACCACCTGCGGATGATCTGCGCCGCGGCCGGTCTGCCCCGGCAGGCGGCCGACGAGGCGCTGGCCCGGGTGGGGCTGACCCCGGCGGCCAAGCGCAAGTTCAAGGGCTACTCCCTCGGCATGAAACAGCGGCTCGGCATCGCCGCGGCCCTGCTCGGCAACCCGCGCGTGCTGATCCTCGACGAGCCGGCCAACGGTCTCGACCCCGAGGGCATCCGCTGGCTGCGTGACCTGCTCAAGGCGCTCGCCGCCGAGGGCCGCACGGTGCTGGTCTCGAGCCACCTGCTCAGCGAGATGCAGCAGCTCGCCGACGACGTGGTGATCATCGCCGCGGGCCAGCTGGTCCGGCAGGGCCCGGTCGGTGAGGTGCTCGGCTCGATGACGGGCGGCGGCCAGGTCCGGGTGCGCACTCCCCAGACCGCCGCGCTGACCGCCGCGCTCGCCGCTGAGCAGCTCAGCGCCACCACGCTCCCCGACGAGGCCCTCCTGGTCAGCGGGGCCGACGCGGCCCGGGTCGGGCACATCGCGTTCACCGCCGGTGTCGAGCTCCACGAGCTGACCGGCGAACGCGCCGACCTCGAACAGGTGTTCCTGCAGCTCACGGCCGGAAAGGCGGGCATCCGATGA
- a CDS encoding GNAT family N-acetyltransferase, protein MTVLMTAAASTGTSGYSLLIADDADQVAAAQRLRHDVFATELGATLRGATPDGRDTDEFDDFCDHLIVRDDTTGDVVGTYRMMTPRAAERAGRRYGDGEFNLSGLRPLRDQLVETGRSCVHPDHRSGAVVNLMWAGLARYLHLNNLRWLGGCASVGLEDGGVTAAGVRARVAAKHLSPPALRVQPRNPWVSDLPGDPRIQPPPLLKGYLRLGSWICGEPAYDPDFECADFYVLFSMDRMDPRYRRHFLGATR, encoded by the coding sequence ATGACGGTACTCATGACCGCCGCCGCTTCCACCGGGACCAGCGGCTACTCACTCCTCATCGCCGACGACGCCGATCAGGTCGCGGCCGCGCAGCGCCTGCGCCACGACGTCTTCGCCACCGAGCTCGGCGCGACGCTGCGCGGGGCGACCCCCGACGGCCGGGACACCGACGAGTTCGACGACTTCTGCGACCACCTGATCGTCCGCGACGACACGACCGGCGACGTCGTCGGCACCTACCGGATGATGACCCCGAGGGCTGCCGAGCGGGCCGGGCGGCGGTACGGCGACGGCGAGTTCAACCTCAGCGGGCTGCGTCCGCTGCGTGACCAGCTGGTCGAGACCGGTCGCTCCTGCGTGCACCCCGACCACCGCTCCGGCGCCGTGGTCAACCTGATGTGGGCCGGGCTCGCCCGCTACCTGCACCTGAACAACCTGCGCTGGCTGGGCGGCTGCGCCTCGGTCGGCCTCGAGGACGGCGGGGTGACCGCGGCCGGTGTCCGGGCCCGGGTCGCCGCCAAGCACCTCTCACCGCCTGCGCTGCGGGTGCAGCCGCGCAACCCGTGGGTCAGCGACCTGCCCGGCGACCCGCGCATCCAGCCGCCGCCCCTGCTCAAGGGCTATCTGCGACTCGGCAGCTGGATCTGCGGCGAGCCCGCCTACGACCCCGACTTCGAGTGCGCCGACTTCTATGTCCTCTTCTCCATGGACCGGATGGACCCGCGTTACCGCCGCCACTTCCTGGGAGCGACACGATGA
- a CDS encoding ABC transporter permease, whose amino-acid sequence MNLVKAELFKIRSTSTWLIFGLITLALWALTLLINWAGSNINATVDPAESGMTADQAEQVRVANEAVNVASNLYTSGQFFGVLMVMLLGAIVVTNEFFHLTATTTFLVTPRRESVIFAKLTASALFGIGFWLVTTLLNLLFVPFILNSLDVGSQLGEGAVWRAIGLNGLAYGLWAILGVGAGVLIRSQIGATIALSTIYVIGYFGATTIFFLLTPRIGDWFGKLQVLVPPLASQLMISGTELPGNPPRWVGAVVLIGYAVVAGGLGTWIMKRRDIG is encoded by the coding sequence ATGAACCTCGTCAAAGCCGAGCTGTTCAAGATCCGGTCCACCTCGACCTGGTTGATCTTCGGCCTGATCACGCTGGCGCTCTGGGCGCTCACGCTGCTGATCAACTGGGCCGGCAGCAACATCAACGCGACCGTGGACCCCGCCGAGTCGGGCATGACCGCCGACCAGGCCGAGCAGGTCCGCGTGGCCAACGAGGCGGTCAACGTCGCGTCGAACCTCTACACCAGCGGCCAGTTCTTCGGCGTGCTCATGGTGATGCTGCTCGGCGCCATCGTGGTGACCAACGAGTTCTTCCACCTGACGGCGACCACCACCTTCCTGGTGACACCGCGCCGCGAGAGTGTCATCTTCGCCAAACTCACCGCCTCGGCGCTCTTCGGCATCGGCTTCTGGCTGGTCACGACCCTGCTCAACCTGCTCTTCGTGCCGTTCATCCTGAACTCGCTGGACGTCGGCTCGCAGCTCGGCGAGGGGGCGGTCTGGCGGGCCATCGGGCTCAACGGCCTCGCGTACGGCCTGTGGGCGATCCTCGGTGTCGGCGCCGGGGTGCTGATCCGCAGCCAGATCGGTGCGACGATCGCACTGAGCACGATCTACGTCATCGGGTACTTCGGCGCGACGACGATCTTCTTCCTGCTCACGCCCCGCATCGGTGACTGGTTCGGCAAGCTGCAGGTGCTCGTCCCGCCGCTGGCGTCGCAATTGATGATCTCCGGCACCGAGTTGCCGGGCAATCCGCCACGATGGGTCGGAGCGGTCGTGCTGATCGGATATGCCGTGGTCGCGGGCGGGCTGGGCACCTGGATCATGAAGAGGCGCGACATCGGCTGA